One Spiribacter halobius DNA segment encodes these proteins:
- a CDS encoding IS110 family transposase — protein MCNVGVDIAAASFELVTRKAGRHSPSKRFEQTPQGHRHAIAHLQRLAPERIVLEATGVYFLDLALALHQAGLPVCVINPRAFKHFAELKLTGSKTDPIDAALLADYAECMHPPLWQPPRESALALRELGRQVNRLVGERTQAKNRLHALGAKQATPALVIDDEREGIAALDRRIERLRAAALELISADATLQAQFRALTAAVGVGEVSAITLIAELCTLPEQLKAKQVARHAGLDVRLNQSGTSVARPGRLSKAGNAYLRAALFMPAMVAIQNDPYAKAFYEALIARGKKRIQAICAVMRKYLTGIWACFKTQQPFDSSQLFSRNHMQKA, from the coding sequence ATGTGCAACGTCGGGGTCGATATCGCCGCTGCAAGCTTCGAGCTGGTCACGCGCAAGGCCGGGCGCCACAGCCCCTCGAAGCGCTTCGAGCAGACCCCGCAGGGCCATCGCCACGCCATCGCCCACCTCCAGCGCCTCGCCCCCGAGCGCATCGTGCTCGAGGCCACCGGCGTGTACTTCCTCGATCTCGCCCTCGCGCTGCACCAGGCGGGGCTGCCCGTGTGCGTGATCAACCCGCGCGCGTTCAAGCACTTCGCCGAGCTCAAGCTCACCGGCTCGAAGACCGATCCCATCGACGCCGCGCTGCTCGCCGACTACGCCGAGTGCATGCACCCGCCCCTGTGGCAGCCCCCGCGCGAGAGCGCCCTTGCCCTGCGCGAGCTCGGCCGCCAGGTCAACCGCCTCGTCGGCGAGCGCACCCAGGCGAAGAACCGCCTCCACGCCCTCGGCGCCAAGCAGGCCACGCCGGCGCTGGTCATCGACGACGAGCGCGAGGGCATCGCCGCGCTCGATCGGCGCATCGAGCGCCTGCGCGCCGCAGCGCTGGAGCTGATTAGCGCCGATGCCACCCTCCAGGCGCAGTTCCGCGCCCTCACCGCCGCCGTCGGCGTCGGCGAGGTCAGCGCCATCACGCTCATCGCCGAGCTCTGCACGCTGCCCGAGCAGCTCAAGGCCAAGCAGGTCGCCCGCCACGCCGGGCTCGACGTGCGCCTCAACCAATCCGGTACCAGCGTCGCCAGACCCGGACGGCTCAGCAAGGCCGGCAATGCCTACCTGCGCGCGGCGCTGTTCATGCCGGCCATGGTCGCCATCCAAAATGATCCCTACGCCAAGGCCTTCTACGAGGCGCTCATCGCCCGCGGCAAAAAGCGCATCCAGGCCATCTGCGCGGTCATGCGCA
- a CDS encoding flagellar hook-length control protein FliK, with protein sequence MMSSNIVQTLAQQPAGRAAPEGNAGGDGFLAELAEGVEKLTGEKVSVEQLRAWLAGDAPDGFPTQALMQGLAEGLGQERAALDAEVLDPEALAGLLAEGEDLPDAARAAGEDGQTDIAGLLGLLALAREGDGRSVGGDQPLGRQLEGVLARLRQGGGEEGLRGALAEAPRGGESEPAADSRAFRQLVEAATAARDAQSSTSRADMPTLQPVRTPVNQPGFSQAVGESVLWMARNEVQQARIQLNPPGLGPLEVSLQLGEERASVHFNAHHAATREALAADMPRLRTMLAEGGFENVDVNVSSQERGTDGRAGTDSDGSQAGGTFRGQAAEGEGGELGVQDIAGHASGRGLVDHYV encoded by the coding sequence ATGATGTCGAGCAACATCGTTCAGACCCTGGCTCAGCAGCCCGCGGGGCGGGCCGCGCCGGAGGGCAATGCAGGGGGTGACGGGTTTCTGGCGGAGCTGGCGGAAGGCGTGGAGAAGCTCACCGGGGAGAAGGTCTCCGTGGAGCAGCTGCGGGCCTGGCTGGCGGGGGATGCGCCCGACGGGTTTCCGACGCAGGCGCTGATGCAGGGGCTGGCGGAGGGGCTGGGGCAGGAACGGGCGGCGCTCGATGCGGAGGTCCTGGATCCCGAGGCCCTCGCCGGGCTGCTGGCCGAGGGCGAGGACCTGCCCGACGCCGCCCGCGCCGCCGGGGAAGATGGGCAGACCGACATCGCCGGCCTGCTGGGTCTGCTGGCGCTCGCCCGGGAGGGCGATGGCCGCAGCGTCGGGGGCGATCAGCCCCTCGGGCGGCAGCTGGAGGGCGTGCTCGCCCGGCTCCGTCAGGGCGGGGGCGAGGAGGGCCTGCGCGGGGCGCTGGCCGAGGCCCCGCGCGGCGGCGAGTCCGAGCCTGCCGCCGACAGCCGCGCCTTCCGCCAGCTGGTGGAGGCCGCCACCGCCGCCCGGGACGCCCAGAGCTCCACGAGCCGCGCCGACATGCCGACGCTGCAGCCCGTGCGCACGCCGGTGAACCAGCCGGGCTTCAGCCAGGCGGTGGGGGAGAGCGTGCTCTGGATGGCCCGCAACGAGGTCCAGCAGGCCCGCATCCAGCTCAACCCGCCCGGGCTCGGGCCGCTGGAGGTGAGCCTGCAGCTCGGCGAGGAGCGCGCCAGCGTGCACTTCAATGCCCATCACGCCGCCACCCGCGAGGCGCTGGCCGCGGACATGCCGCGCCTGCGCACGATGCTCGCCGAGGGCGGGTTCGAGAACGTGGACGTCAATGTTTCGTCGCAGGAGCGGGGGACCGACGGCCGTGCGGGCACGGACAGCGACGGTTCCCAGGCGGGCGGCACCTTCCGCGGCCAGGCCGCCGAGGGCGAGGGCGGCGAGCTCGGCGTGCAGGACATCGCCGGCCACGCCAGCGGACGGGGGCTGGTGGATCATTACGTCTGA
- a CDS encoding flagellar basal body-associated FliL family protein, with translation MPNPSPRRQRGLSTLVLVILIAALLLAITGGTLATLYFAGLLGGGGEEAAEMADGEPEPEPPKPPIYLPVEPALITHFEDDGRSRYLQVGIQLMAREQPAIDVARQHLPKIRNDLLMLMSGQEADELQGPDGRQRLREAALAEVNEVLAEAGADERLEDLYFTEFVMQ, from the coding sequence ATGCCGAATCCTTCGCCTCGCCGTCAGCGTGGCCTCTCCACCCTGGTGCTGGTGATCCTCATCGCCGCGCTGCTGCTCGCCATCACCGGCGGCACGCTGGCGACGCTGTACTTTGCCGGGCTGCTCGGGGGCGGCGGCGAGGAGGCCGCGGAGATGGCGGACGGCGAGCCCGAGCCCGAGCCGCCGAAGCCGCCGATCTACCTGCCGGTGGAGCCGGCGCTGATCACGCACTTCGAGGACGATGGCCGCAGCCGCTACCTGCAGGTGGGCATTCAGCTGATGGCCCGCGAGCAGCCGGCCATCGACGTCGCCCGGCAGCACCTGCCGAAGATCCGCAACGACCTGCTCATGCTCATGTCCGGCCAGGAAGCCGACGAGCTGCAGGGTCCGGACGGCCGCCAGCGCCTGCGCGAGGCGGCGCTGGCCGAGGTGAACGAGGTGCTGGCCGAGGCCGGCGCGGACGAGCGCCTCGAGGACCTTTACTTCACCGAATTCGTGATGCAGTAG